A part of Terriglobia bacterium genomic DNA contains:
- the kdpC gene encoding potassium-transporting ATPase subunit KdpC, giving the protein MKKNLITAVLMTVATTVLLGIIYPLVVTGIARVIFPNKANGQLIQRDGTIVGSRIIGQPFTGPGYFHSRPSAAGTNGYDAANSAGSNLGPTNKALIDRVRQSADSLQAENPGKPVPVDMVTTSASGLDPEITPAAADFQVRRVAHERSMNEDQLRQLVAKHTAGRQLQFLGEPRVNVLELNLDLDATYPLQKRASK; this is encoded by the coding sequence ATGAAGAAAAATTTAATCACGGCTGTTCTGATGACCGTCGCCACCACCGTTCTCCTCGGCATCATCTACCCGCTGGTTGTGACCGGCATCGCCCGCGTCATTTTCCCGAACAAGGCCAACGGACAGCTGATCCAGCGCGACGGAACAATTGTGGGATCGCGAATTATTGGCCAGCCATTCACCGGCCCTGGATATTTTCACTCGCGACCCTCGGCGGCCGGGACCAATGGCTACGATGCCGCCAACTCCGCCGGTAGCAACCTCGGCCCCACGAACAAGGCGCTGATTGACCGCGTCCGGCAGAGTGCCGATTCCTTGCAGGCGGAGAATCCCGGCAAGCCTGTGCCCGTGGATATGGTCACGACGTCCGCGTCGGGTCTCGATCCCGAGATCACGCCCGCAGCGGCTGATTTTCAGGTGCGGCGCGTGGCGCACGAGCGCAGCATGAACGAGGACCAACTGCGCCAGTTGGTCGCAAAGCACACGGCGGGACGGCAGCTCCAGTTTCTTGGCGAGCCGCGAGTCAATGTATTGGAACTGAATCTTGATTTGGACGCGACTTACCCCCTGCAGAAGAGGGCGTCAAAATAA